The Deltaproteobacteria bacterium HGW-Deltaproteobacteria-6 genome has a segment encoding these proteins:
- a CDS encoding long-chain fatty acid--CoA ligase, with amino-acid sequence MAQSLEIKTLPKAFLNMVKKQPDRIALRRKDYGIWHDITWKEYYENVKHVTLGLHALGVNYKDHVAIIGENRPEWLYSALGIVCAGGAWVGVYTTNPVAECEYVVGHADAVVYICEDEEQLDKALAFRSKTPMLRKLIVWEMEGLKHYEDPMLMSFAQLLELGKEEDRKNPELFQQLTDLAKPDDIAGIIYTSGTTGPPKGALLAHEGYLWIAQSANQVTPLTNEDETISFLPLNHVYEQIFDIMYHLTVGQIVNFTENTDTVMADMTEISPTMFHAVPRIWEKYYSGIVLKMADATWLKRKLYKIAVQIGTRYNNIALTKKKVPTGLAIAYHIAYFVVFRKLKERLGFDRVKVGVSGAAPISHEILKFFQSVGIPIREGYGMTETTGITHMSNEIDFKVGTVGKAIPGTQVRIAEDGEIVVKHPGIFKGYYKDEEQTKEVLIDGWMHTGDVGVIDEDGYLKLTDRKKDLIITAGGKNVAPQYLENLLKFSPYINDSVVIGDRRKYLTALIVLDEENVTKYAQDNKVQFTTYATMTRAPEINALIQEEIDKVNNQVSRVENIRKFRIIDKKLYTEDGEVTPTMKVKRKSINAQFGDLIESMYKD; translated from the coding sequence ATGGCCCAGTCATTGGAAATCAAGACGTTGCCCAAAGCATTTCTGAATATGGTGAAAAAGCAGCCCGATCGCATTGCCCTGAGAAGAAAGGATTACGGCATCTGGCATGATATCACGTGGAAGGAATATTACGAAAACGTCAAGCATGTGACTTTAGGCCTGCATGCCCTGGGCGTCAACTACAAAGACCACGTCGCGATCATCGGAGAAAACCGGCCGGAATGGCTTTACTCGGCACTGGGAATTGTTTGCGCGGGCGGCGCCTGGGTGGGCGTTTACACGACCAATCCGGTGGCGGAATGCGAATACGTCGTAGGGCACGCCGATGCCGTGGTCTATATCTGTGAAGATGAAGAGCAGCTGGACAAGGCACTGGCTTTCCGATCCAAGACACCGATGCTGCGCAAGCTCATCGTCTGGGAAATGGAGGGTCTCAAACATTATGAAGACCCCATGCTCATGAGTTTCGCTCAGCTTCTGGAACTGGGCAAAGAAGAAGACCGCAAGAATCCGGAGCTTTTCCAGCAGCTGACTGACCTGGCAAAGCCTGACGATATCGCGGGCATTATTTACACCTCGGGAACCACCGGGCCACCCAAGGGCGCTCTCTTGGCGCATGAGGGTTATCTGTGGATCGCCCAGTCCGCAAACCAGGTCACACCGCTCACCAATGAAGACGAAACCATTTCATTTCTGCCGCTTAATCACGTATATGAGCAAATCTTCGACATCATGTATCATCTGACCGTAGGGCAGATCGTCAATTTTACCGAAAACACGGACACCGTCATGGCGGACATGACGGAAATCTCACCCACCATGTTCCATGCCGTTCCCCGAATCTGGGAAAAATATTACTCCGGCATCGTTTTGAAAATGGCCGACGCGACCTGGCTTAAACGCAAATTGTATAAAATCGCCGTCCAGATCGGCACAAGGTACAACAACATCGCTCTCACTAAAAAGAAAGTGCCCACAGGGCTGGCCATCGCTTATCACATCGCCTATTTTGTTGTTTTCCGGAAGCTCAAAGAACGCCTGGGATTTGACCGGGTCAAGGTGGGAGTTTCCGGCGCCGCGCCTATTTCTCATGAAATTCTCAAGTTTTTCCAGAGCGTCGGCATTCCGATTCGCGAAGGGTACGGCATGACCGAAACCACCGGCATCACGCACATGTCGAACGAAATCGATTTTAAAGTGGGAACCGTCGGGAAAGCCATACCGGGAACACAGGTCAGAATCGCCGAAGACGGAGAAATTGTCGTTAAACATCCGGGTATCTTTAAAGGGTATTACAAGGATGAGGAACAGACCAAAGAAGTCCTGATTGACGGCTGGATGCATACCGGCGACGTGGGTGTGATTGATGAAGACGGTTACCTGAAACTGACCGATCGCAAAAAAGACCTGATCATCACGGCGGGCGGCAAAAACGTCGCGCCGCAGTATCTGGAGAACCTGTTGAAATTCTCGCCCTACATCAACGACTCCGTGGTCATCGGCGACCGCCGGAAATACCTGACCGCACTCATCGTCCTCGATGAGGAAAATGTCACGAAATACGCTCAGGACAATAAAGTGCAATTTACGACTTATGCCACCATGACCCGCGCGCCGGAAATCAATGCGCTGATTCAGGAAGAAATCGATAAAGTGAACAATCAGGTATCCCGCGTTGAGAATATCCGTAAATTCAGGATTATCGACAAGAAGCTCTATACCGAAGATGGCGAAGTTACCCCGACCATGAAGGTGAAGCGAAAGTCGATTAATGCCCAGTTCGGCGACCTGATTGAGTCCATGTACAAAGACTGA
- a CDS encoding ABC transporter ATP-binding protein: MLKVKNIETWYDLIRALHGISFEIKQGDIVALLGSNGAGKTTTLKTIMRLFYDLKEEQPEKGTIEFLGERIDRKDTADIVRMGIGYVPEGREVFPELTVLENINMGAYTRRDRKNIKDDLENVFHHFPILKQRVNQQAGLMSGGEQQMLAIGRALMSRPKLLMLDEPSLGLSPLLTKEIFGIIKNINEKDGMTILLVEQNVNMALKYSHYAYLLENGRIVRADKPEVLREDQDIKEFYLGIATEQSVKGYKRYRRKVRFR, from the coding sequence ATGCTGAAAGTAAAAAACATCGAGACATGGTACGATCTGATCCGCGCGCTTCACGGTATTTCCTTTGAAATCAAGCAAGGCGATATCGTTGCGCTTCTGGGTTCGAACGGGGCTGGAAAGACCACAACGCTGAAAACCATCATGCGCCTGTTTTATGATCTGAAAGAAGAACAGCCGGAAAAAGGAACCATTGAATTTCTGGGAGAACGCATCGACCGGAAGGATACGGCCGACATCGTCAGGATGGGAATCGGCTACGTGCCGGAGGGGCGGGAAGTGTTTCCCGAACTCACGGTGCTGGAAAATATCAATATGGGCGCCTACACGAGGAGAGACAGGAAAAACATCAAGGATGATCTGGAAAATGTTTTCCATCACTTTCCCATTTTAAAGCAACGGGTCAACCAGCAGGCGGGTTTGATGAGCGGCGGCGAACAGCAGATGCTGGCGATCGGCCGGGCGCTGATGAGCCGCCCCAAACTGCTCATGCTCGACGAGCCTTCTTTGGGACTTTCCCCGCTTTTAACCAAGGAAATATTCGGGATCATTAAAAATATTAACGAGAAAGACGGCATGACGATTCTCCTGGTGGAGCAAAACGTGAATATGGCGCTCAAATATTCTCACTACGCCTACCTGCTGGAAAACGGCAGAATCGTCCGCGCCGACAAACCGGAAGTCCTCCGGGAAGATCAGGACATTAAGGAATTCTATCTGGGAATCGCCACGGAACAGTCGGTCAAAGGGTACAAGCGCTATAGAAGAAAAGTCCGTTTCCGGTAA
- a CDS encoding ABC transporter ATP-binding protein, with product MGYFDIEHLSISFGGLKAVNDISFSVEKNEIFSIIGPNGSGKTTIFNLISGIYHPNEGSVKLEGEDLVGKTPDRIARKGVARTFQNIELFANATVMDNLMLGRHIYMKTGVFGGAFMWGKRSRAAREEIAHREKVENIIDFLELQSVRDHFVGSLAYGKRKLIEVGRALALEPKVMLLDEPSAGMNTEEKDDLTIWIKDIREDYNVTILLIEHDMNMIMGISDRVFAMSQGQKIVLGTPQEVQKHPEVIKAYLGEEGAI from the coding sequence ATGGGCTATTTCGATATCGAACATTTGAGCATCAGCTTTGGCGGATTAAAAGCCGTCAATGATATCAGCTTCAGCGTCGAGAAGAATGAAATCTTTTCCATCATCGGACCCAACGGTTCGGGAAAGACAACCATCTTCAACCTGATTTCCGGGATTTATCATCCCAATGAGGGGTCCGTCAAACTCGAAGGTGAAGATCTGGTGGGTAAAACTCCGGACCGAATCGCCCGGAAAGGCGTTGCACGCACTTTCCAGAACATCGAGCTGTTCGCCAACGCGACGGTGATGGACAATCTCATGCTGGGCCGCCATATTTATATGAAAACCGGCGTTTTCGGAGGCGCTTTCATGTGGGGCAAGCGGTCCCGCGCCGCCCGTGAGGAAATCGCCCACCGTGAAAAAGTCGAAAATATTATCGATTTTCTGGAACTGCAATCCGTTCGGGATCATTTTGTCGGTTCTCTGGCGTACGGCAAGCGCAAACTGATCGAAGTTGGCCGGGCGCTGGCCCTGGAACCCAAAGTGATGCTGCTCGACGAACCATCCGCCGGCATGAACACGGAGGAAAAGGATGATTTGACGATCTGGATCAAAGATATCCGCGAAGACTATAATGTAACGATTCTGCTCATCGAACACGACATGAACATGATCATGGGGATTTCGGATCGTGTTTTTGCCATGAGCCAGGGGCAGAAAATTGTTCTGGGAACGCCTCAGGAGGTTCAGAAACACCCCGAAGTCATTAAAGCTTACCTCGGAGAGGAGGGCGCGATCTAA